A region from the Toxotes jaculatrix isolate fToxJac2 chromosome 2, fToxJac2.pri, whole genome shotgun sequence genome encodes:
- the ube2t gene encoding ubiquitin-conjugating enzyme E2 T produces the protein MQRASRLKRELQMLSTEPPPGITCWQTEERIDDLRAQIVGGTGTPYEGGLFSLEVKVPERYPFEPPKIRFLTPIYHPNIDNSGRICHDALKLPPKGAWKPSLNISTVLSSIQLLMAEPNPDDPLMADISSEFKYNKQLFMEKARKWTQEHAVQKNTGVVEGNKENTPDQKTLSRKREALSAQQEAQEPAKKTCM, from the exons ATGCAGAGGGCATCCCGTTTGAAGCGTGAACTTCAGATGCTGAGCACCGAGCCACCTCCCGGAATAACATGCTGGCAAACGGAGGAACGGATAGACGACCTCCGGGCAC AGATAGTCGGGGGAACAGGAACTCCTTATGAAGGTGGACTCTTCTCCTTGGAGGTCAAGGTTCCAGAGAG GTACCCATTTGAGCCTCCCAAAATACGATTCTTGACCCCCATCTATCATCCAAACATTGACAATTCAGGACGTATCTGCCACGATGCTCTCAAACTTCCCCCAAAG gGTGCCTGGAAGCCTTCCCTGAACATCTCCACAGTCCTCTCCTCCATTCAGCTGCTCATGGCTGAGCCCAATCCAGATGACCCACTCATGGCTGATATA TCATCAGAGTTCAAATACAACAAACAGCTGTTCATGGAGAAGGCAAGAAAGTGGACACAAGAACATGCTGTTCAGAAAAACACG gGGGTTGTAGAGGGCAACAAAGAAAATACTCCAGATCAGAAAACTTTATCCCGCAAAAGAGAGGCTCTCAGTGCGCAGCAAGAAGCACAGGAGCCAGCAAAGAAAACCTGTATGTAG
- the LOC121189684 gene encoding potassium voltage-gated channel subfamily A member 10 isoform X2: MEVALVDFESLDDLNGSLEDEVDTYADETTALTVDLPPEQNSPGGNYLLQAPQLPSTPSYHSPVPSCLWESTSSLPIPQTQTLGVPQSPTMPTPSRRGRSSCASMISNWKLLLSSEGTKESEMIFSRLTKECCEDLFVDKRGLDDGDQKVIINIAGLRFETQLKTLDQFPDTLLGDPLKRMDYFDPMRNEYFFDRNRPSFDGILYYYQSGGKIRRPANVPLDVFADEILFYELGSEAMEQFREDEGFIKDVEIPLPNNDMYRQFWLLFEYPESSNAARGVALVSVFVIVISIIIFCMETLPEFRDDSDPVLPTAVQPFNQSRAYTSVAPSGVKPTTFSDPFFIIETACIAWFFFELCVRFLVCPSKKDFFHNLMNMIDIISIIPYFVTLVTELVTTPQESSGQNMSLAILRIIRLVRVFRIFKLSRHSKGLQILGQTLKASMRELGLLIFFLFIGVILFSSAIYFAEVDEPNTQFVSIPDGFWWAVVTMTTVGYGDMCPITMGERQKQRISCPWQMLLNKP, from the exons ATGGAGGTGGCCCTGGTAGACTTTGAGAGCCTGGATGACCTTAATGGAAGCCTTGAGGATGAAGTGGACACCTATGCTGATGAGACTACAGCTCTCACAGTTGACCTGCCCCCAGAGCAGAATAGCCCAGGGGGCAACTACCTACTGCAAGCCCCTCAACTTCCCTCTACGCCCTCCTACCACAGTCCTGTGCCCTCTTGCCTTTGGGAATCCACCTCATCTTTGCCCAttccacagacacaaacactgggaGTACCACAGTCCCCAACGATGCCAACCCCAAGCAGGCGGGGGCGCAGTAGCTGTGCCAGCATGATCTCCAACTGGAAATTGCTACTGAGCAGTGAGGGCACTAAGGAAAGTGAGATGATCTTCAGCCGGCTCACTAAGGAGTGCTGCGAGGATCTGTTTGTAGATAAACGAGGGCTGGATGATGGAGACCAGAAAGTTATTATCAACATTGCTGGTCTTCGTTTTGAGACACAGCTCAAAACATTAGACCAGTTCCCTGATACACTGCTAGGAGACCCTTTGAAGAGGATGGACTACTTTGATCCAATGAGGAACGAGTACTTCTTTGACCGGAACCGACCCAGCTTTGACGGGATCTTGTATTACTACCAGTCAGGGGGTAAGATCAGACGACCAGCTAATGTTCCTCTTGATGTGTTTGCAGATGAAATTCTGTTCTATGAGCTTGGAAGCGAGGCCATGGAGCAGTTCAGAGAAGATGAAGGATTCATAAAGGATGTTGAAATCCCTCTACCTAATAATGATATGTATAGGCAATTCTGGCTTCTTTTTGAGTACCCAGAGAGCTCCAATGCAGCTCGGGGCGTAGCAttggtgtctgtttttgttattgtcatatCCATCATTATTTTCTGCATGGAAACTCTTCCAGAATTCAGAGATGACTCTGACCCAGTGTTGCCCACAGCTGTACAACCTTTCAACCAATCCAGAGCTTACACTTCCGTGGCTCCATCTGGTGTAAAGCCCACAACTTTCTCTGATCCCTTCTTCATCATTGAGACTGCCTGCATTGCTTGGTTCTTCTTTGAACTGTGTGTGCGATTTTTGGTCTGCCCCAGCAAAAAGGATTTTTTCCACAACCTCATGAACATGATTGACATTATATCCATCATCCCCTATTTTGTTACTCTGGTTACAGAATTGGTCACAACTCCACAAGAGAGCTCAGGACAGAACATGTCTTTGGCCATTCTGCGTATCATCCGCCTTGTCAGGGTGTTTCGTATATTCAAACTGTCACGTCACTCCAAGGGGCTGCAGATCCTGGGACAGACTCTGAAGGCCAGTATGCGTGAGCTTGGCCtgctcatcttcttcctcttcattggAGTCATCCTCTTCTCCAGTGCTATCTACTTTGCTGAGGTAGACGAGCctaacacacagtttgtcagCATTCCTGATGGCTTCTGGTGGGCTGTGGTTACCATGACCACTGTAGGCTACGGGGACATGTGTCCCATTACCATGGGGG agagacagaagcagaggataAGTTGCCCTTGGCAGATGCTGTTGAACAAGCCATGA
- the LOC121189684 gene encoding potassium voltage-gated channel subfamily A member 10 isoform X1, producing the protein MEVALVDFESLDDLNGSLEDEVDTYADETTALTVDLPPEQNSPGGNYLLQAPQLPSTPSYHSPVPSCLWESTSSLPIPQTQTLGVPQSPTMPTPSRRGRSSCASMISNWKLLLSSEGTKESEMIFSRLTKECCEDLFVDKRGLDDGDQKVIINIAGLRFETQLKTLDQFPDTLLGDPLKRMDYFDPMRNEYFFDRNRPSFDGILYYYQSGGKIRRPANVPLDVFADEILFYELGSEAMEQFREDEGFIKDVEIPLPNNDMYRQFWLLFEYPESSNAARGVALVSVFVIVISIIIFCMETLPEFRDDSDPVLPTAVQPFNQSRAYTSVAPSGVKPTTFSDPFFIIETACIAWFFFELCVRFLVCPSKKDFFHNLMNMIDIISIIPYFVTLVTELVTTPQESSGQNMSLAILRIIRLVRVFRIFKLSRHSKGLQILGQTLKASMRELGLLIFFLFIGVILFSSAIYFAEVDEPNTQFVSIPDGFWWAVVTMTTVGYGDMCPITMGGKMVGTLCAIAGVLTIALPVPVIVSNFNYFYHRETEAEDKLPLADAVEQAMKAETGTKQGSNTSLNMANGIWQSDKGKEL; encoded by the coding sequence ATGGAGGTGGCCCTGGTAGACTTTGAGAGCCTGGATGACCTTAATGGAAGCCTTGAGGATGAAGTGGACACCTATGCTGATGAGACTACAGCTCTCACAGTTGACCTGCCCCCAGAGCAGAATAGCCCAGGGGGCAACTACCTACTGCAAGCCCCTCAACTTCCCTCTACGCCCTCCTACCACAGTCCTGTGCCCTCTTGCCTTTGGGAATCCACCTCATCTTTGCCCAttccacagacacaaacactgggaGTACCACAGTCCCCAACGATGCCAACCCCAAGCAGGCGGGGGCGCAGTAGCTGTGCCAGCATGATCTCCAACTGGAAATTGCTACTGAGCAGTGAGGGCACTAAGGAAAGTGAGATGATCTTCAGCCGGCTCACTAAGGAGTGCTGCGAGGATCTGTTTGTAGATAAACGAGGGCTGGATGATGGAGACCAGAAAGTTATTATCAACATTGCTGGTCTTCGTTTTGAGACACAGCTCAAAACATTAGACCAGTTCCCTGATACACTGCTAGGAGACCCTTTGAAGAGGATGGACTACTTTGATCCAATGAGGAACGAGTACTTCTTTGACCGGAACCGACCCAGCTTTGACGGGATCTTGTATTACTACCAGTCAGGGGGTAAGATCAGACGACCAGCTAATGTTCCTCTTGATGTGTTTGCAGATGAAATTCTGTTCTATGAGCTTGGAAGCGAGGCCATGGAGCAGTTCAGAGAAGATGAAGGATTCATAAAGGATGTTGAAATCCCTCTACCTAATAATGATATGTATAGGCAATTCTGGCTTCTTTTTGAGTACCCAGAGAGCTCCAATGCAGCTCGGGGCGTAGCAttggtgtctgtttttgttattgtcatatCCATCATTATTTTCTGCATGGAAACTCTTCCAGAATTCAGAGATGACTCTGACCCAGTGTTGCCCACAGCTGTACAACCTTTCAACCAATCCAGAGCTTACACTTCCGTGGCTCCATCTGGTGTAAAGCCCACAACTTTCTCTGATCCCTTCTTCATCATTGAGACTGCCTGCATTGCTTGGTTCTTCTTTGAACTGTGTGTGCGATTTTTGGTCTGCCCCAGCAAAAAGGATTTTTTCCACAACCTCATGAACATGATTGACATTATATCCATCATCCCCTATTTTGTTACTCTGGTTACAGAATTGGTCACAACTCCACAAGAGAGCTCAGGACAGAACATGTCTTTGGCCATTCTGCGTATCATCCGCCTTGTCAGGGTGTTTCGTATATTCAAACTGTCACGTCACTCCAAGGGGCTGCAGATCCTGGGACAGACTCTGAAGGCCAGTATGCGTGAGCTTGGCCtgctcatcttcttcctcttcattggAGTCATCCTCTTCTCCAGTGCTATCTACTTTGCTGAGGTAGACGAGCctaacacacagtttgtcagCATTCCTGATGGCTTCTGGTGGGCTGTGGTTACCATGACCACTGTAGGCTACGGGGACATGTGTCCCATTACCATGGGGGGTAAGATGGTGGGCACCTTGTGTGCCATAGCAGGTGTGTTGACCATTGCTTTGCCTGTTCCTGTTATTGTTTCCAACTTTAACTACTTCTACCatagagagacagaagcagaggataAGTTGCCCTTGGCAGATGCTGTTGAACAAGCCATGAAGGCTGAGACAGGTACCAAACAGGGTAGCAACACCTCACTCAACATGGCCAATGGCATCTGGCAGAGTGACAAAGGGAAAGAACTGTAG
- the etv7 gene encoding transcription factor ETV7 isoform X3 produces the protein MSMENVSPSPLVKQENTTNSPSSIMHGRQVNIPPSVHRSPPNQLPLVSPPTQEDLWHLPGRLRINPSLWDKEDVAHWLHWAQKEYSLRRPEKGRFEMNGRALCLLTKEDFRRRCPSSGDVLYEILQCVKQQRRSVVCDPQNTSPSLGNGHSQSPASGQIPSQRVQEPQSPTVNDTQDGSAAVSTVPHSQVQCPLQTESFVQAPLNLSTREKPRSSLHTANGRIPECRLLWDYVYQLLCDDRYQEYIRWEDQDSLVFRVVDPNGLARLWGNHKNRDNMTYEKMSRALRHYYKLNIIKKERGQKLLFRFLKLPQDVRKQQAESAESPEHTPPPDRDFADSSPHEFSEDRFEVSPDRVSPQLSPIGAPLR, from the exons ATGTCAATGGAGAACGTTTCCCCGTCACCTTTGGTCAAG caagaaaacacaacaaacagtcCTTCGTCCATAATGCATGGAAGGCAGGTCAACATTCCTCCCAGTGTGCATCGCTCCCCCCCTAATCAACTTCCTTTGGTCAGTCCTCCCACTCAGGAAGACCTGTGGCATCTGCCAGGACGACTAC GAATAAATCCATCTCTGTGGGATAAAGAGGATGTTGCCCACTGGCTCCACTGGGCTCAGAAGGAGTACTCACTGCGCCGGCCAGAGAAGGGGCGCTTCGAGATGAACGGCCGAGCCCTGTGCCTGCTCACCAAGGAAGATTTCAGACGCCGCTGCCCCAGCTCAG GTGATGTTCTGTATGAGATCCTTCAATGTGTGAAACAACAAAGGAGGAGTGTTGTCTGTGACCCTCAAAATACATCTCCTTCCTTGGGAAATGGACACAGCCAGAGTCCAGCCAGTGGCCAGATCCCCTCTCAAAGAGTCCAAGAGCCCCAGTCTCCCACAGTCAATGACACCCAAG acGGATCAGCAGCTGTCTCTACAGTGCCCCATAGTCAAGTTCAGTGTCCTCTTCAAACAGAGAGCTTTGTCCAGGCGCCTCTCAACTTGTCCACTCGAGAGAAGCCAAGGAGCTCACTGCACACAGCCAACGGCCGCATACCAG AGTGCAGACTGCTGTGGGACTATGTGTATCAGTTACTGTGTGACGACCGTTACCAAGAATACATTCGATGGGAAGACCAGGACAGCCTGGTGTTCAGGGTGGTTGACCCCAACGGACTGGCGCGTCTCTGGGGAAACCACAAG AATCGAGACAACATGACCTATGAGAAAATGTCCCGTGCTTTGCGGCACTACTACAAGCTTAACATCATCAAAAAGGAGCGAGGACAAAAACTCCTCTTCAG GTTTCTGAAACTCCCACAGGACGTCAGGAAACAGCAGGCTGAGTCCGCCGAGTCCCCAGAACACACTCCACCTCCGGACAGGGACTTTGCAGACAGCAGTCCACATGAGTTCAGTGAGGACCGTTTTGAGGTCTCCCCTGATCGTGTGTCTCCACAGCTTTCTCCAATTGGTGCTCCTttgagatag
- the zgc:194242 gene encoding uncharacterized methyltransferase YdaC — protein MWAEKLGKQLGHPTRSVVGWLVSKLLTVHNQVLEENAVQLCGIQPGDTVLELGHGPGLGLQSAAKLLTAPTGHLIGVDYSEYMHQMASEQVKELVASGKVTLHHCDVAAMPLADSTVDKVFHCNCYYFWPDLRKGASEIHRVMKPGGLMVTTLRLFRVATLAAKRAIPGENWRPEAYMAALRDSGFTDVRMEDKQHKNITFQAIYATALK, from the exons ATGTGGGCTGAAAAATTGGGGAAACAGCTGGGCCACCCAACACGATCAGTAGTGGGGTGGCTGGTCAGCAAACTGCTCACAGTGCACAACCAGGTCCTTGAGGAGAATGCTGTACAGCTGTGTGGAATCCAGCCTGGGGACACAGTGCTGGAACTGGGTCATGGCCCAGGTCTGGGTCTGCAGTCAGCGGCCAAACTGCTAACAGCGCCCACAGGCCACCTTATAGGGGTGGATTACTCAGAGTACATGCATCAG ATGGCAAGTGAGCAAGTGAAGGAACTCGTGGCAAGTGGGAAAGtgacactgcaccactgtgaTGTAGCAGCAATGCCTCTAGCAGACAGCACTGTGGATAAAGTCTTTCATTGTAACTGCTACTACTTCTGGCCTGACCTCAGGAAGGGAGCTTCAGAGATACACCGGGTAATGAAACCAG GAGGCTTGATGGTGACCACACTGAGGCTGTTCCGTGTGGCTACTTTGGCAGCAAAGAGAGCGATACCAGGGGAGAACTGGCGCCCAGAGGCCTACATGGCAGCTCTGAGAGACTCTGGCTTCACTGATGTCAGAATGGAggacaaacagcacaaaaacatcACTTTTCAGGCTATCTACGCCACTGCCTTAAAATGA
- the etv7 gene encoding transcription factor ETV7 isoform X2 produces MSMENVSPSPLVKQENTTNSPSSIMHGRQVNIPPSVHRSPPNQLPLVSPPTQEDLWHLPGRLRINPSLWDKEDVAHWLHWAQKEYSLRRPEKGRFEMNGRALCLLTKEDFRRRCPSSGDVLYEILQCVKQQRRSVVCDPQNTSPSLGNGHSQSPASGQIPSQRVQEPQSPTVNDTQAIVTAVSCQPEPLSPLRDRPLIFYTYPAPLTHNGSAAVSTVPHSQVQCPLQTESFVQAPLNLSTREKPRSSLHTANGRIPECRLLWDYVYQLLCDDRYQEYIRWEDQDSLVFRVVDPNGLARLWGNHKNRDNMTYEKMSRALRHYYKLNIIKKERGQKLLFRFLKLPQDVRKQQAESAESPEHTPPPDRDFADSSPHEFSEDRFEVSPDRVSPQLSPIGAPLR; encoded by the exons ATGTCAATGGAGAACGTTTCCCCGTCACCTTTGGTCAAG caagaaaacacaacaaacagtcCTTCGTCCATAATGCATGGAAGGCAGGTCAACATTCCTCCCAGTGTGCATCGCTCCCCCCCTAATCAACTTCCTTTGGTCAGTCCTCCCACTCAGGAAGACCTGTGGCATCTGCCAGGACGACTAC GAATAAATCCATCTCTGTGGGATAAAGAGGATGTTGCCCACTGGCTCCACTGGGCTCAGAAGGAGTACTCACTGCGCCGGCCAGAGAAGGGGCGCTTCGAGATGAACGGCCGAGCCCTGTGCCTGCTCACCAAGGAAGATTTCAGACGCCGCTGCCCCAGCTCAG GTGATGTTCTGTATGAGATCCTTCAATGTGTGAAACAACAAAGGAGGAGTGTTGTCTGTGACCCTCAAAATACATCTCCTTCCTTGGGAAATGGACACAGCCAGAGTCCAGCCAGTGGCCAGATCCCCTCTCAAAGAGTCCAAGAGCCCCAGTCTCCCACAGTCAATGACACCCAAG CTATCGTAACCGCTGTGAGCTGCCAGCCAGAGCCTCTGTCACCTCTCAGAGATCGTCCTTTGATCTTTTACACTTACCCTGCTCCACTAACACATA acGGATCAGCAGCTGTCTCTACAGTGCCCCATAGTCAAGTTCAGTGTCCTCTTCAAACAGAGAGCTTTGTCCAGGCGCCTCTCAACTTGTCCACTCGAGAGAAGCCAAGGAGCTCACTGCACACAGCCAACGGCCGCATACCAG AGTGCAGACTGCTGTGGGACTATGTGTATCAGTTACTGTGTGACGACCGTTACCAAGAATACATTCGATGGGAAGACCAGGACAGCCTGGTGTTCAGGGTGGTTGACCCCAACGGACTGGCGCGTCTCTGGGGAAACCACAAG AATCGAGACAACATGACCTATGAGAAAATGTCCCGTGCTTTGCGGCACTACTACAAGCTTAACATCATCAAAAAGGAGCGAGGACAAAAACTCCTCTTCAG GTTTCTGAAACTCCCACAGGACGTCAGGAAACAGCAGGCTGAGTCCGCCGAGTCCCCAGAACACACTCCACCTCCGGACAGGGACTTTGCAGACAGCAGTCCACATGAGTTCAGTGAGGACCGTTTTGAGGTCTCCCCTGATCGTGTGTCTCCACAGCTTTCTCCAATTGGTGCTCCTttgagatag
- the LOC121191293 gene encoding patatin-like phospholipase domain-containing protein 2 encodes MAPGVSSCHYGEVPLSISFSGSGFMSTYQLGVAQCLLNYAPWILRTAPCVLGASAGSLVAAAVVCEMNLITVRDEIMKFAKEMKAFTLGPFNPSVNLLHWLEYVLRKHLPSDAHQLASGRLAVAMTRLTDGKSVVMSEFQSKEDVIQALLCSCFVPGYCGVLPPAFKGVHYVDGGFTCMQPVLPRPCNHTLTVSPFSGEIDICPADTPCMWDMVVSGATLKGNMANSFRIINALYPMALETLEQAYYSGYKDGVHFLLLNDLAPYLTINNVSKGPLNYNQAKMLMHLDTTIEEEEEMEVEKEKTTLTSFKDNKHMQTCDSTEHESTGSQTIQEPPLHFDMVKNVLLSNVVTYLSMFGLPARILSHLLLPLMLSFHVIPQGRQRLELLFRQSPEFVFWAWYFLKHFTVFTFNIFVCSLKKNIKDRVMPIIFLLQWLKIQGQFQALQEQKNSTTCNKFSSSAHSENIKCGNLHRQFITPSQDYKKPKLLYK; translated from the exons ATGGCTCCAGGAGTTTCCAGTTGTCATTACGGTGAAGTTCCTCTGTCCATCTCCTTCTCTGGGTCTGGATTCATGTCCACCTACCAGTTAGGGGTTGCCCAGTGCTTACTAAATTATGCACCCTGGATACTGCGCACAGCACCTTGTGTTCTTGGTGCATCTGCCGGATCTCTagtagcagctgctgtggtCTGTGAAATGAACTTAA TTACCGTTCGGGATGAGATAATGAAATTTGCCAAAGAAATGAAGGCTTTTACACTTGGGCCATTTAACCCCTCAGTCAACTTGCTCCACTGGTTAGAGTATGTTCTACGGAAACATCTTCCTTCTGATGCGCATCAACTGGCCAGTGGTCGTCTTGCTGTGGCTATGACCCGCCTGACTGATGGCAAGTCAGTTGTGATGTCTGAATTTCAGTCCAAAGAGGATGTAATACAG GCTCTGCTGTGTAGCTGCTTTGTGCCTGGGTACTGCGGCGTACTGCCTCCTGCCTTCAAAGGAGTA CATTATGTAGATGGGGGTTTCACCTGCATGCAACCTGTACTGCCTCGACCCTGCAATCACACCTTGACAGTGTCTCCATTCTCTGGAGAGATAGACATCTGCCCCGCAGACACTCCTTGCATGTGGGACATGGTAGTGAGCGGAGCCACCCTGAAGGGCAACATGGCCAACAGCTTCAGGATCATCAATGCGCTTTACCCCATGGCTTTGGAG ACACTGGAACAAGCCTATTACAGTGGCTACAAAGACGGCGTTCATTTCCTTCTGCTCAATG ATCTTGCTCCATATTTGACAATAAACAATGTATCCAAAGGGCCACTTAACTATAACCAAGCTAAAATGTTGATGCATCTGGACACCACcatagaggaagaggaggagatggaggtggAAAAGGAGAAGACTACACTGACATCTTtcaaagacaacaaacacatgcagacgtGTGACTCTACTGAGCATGAATCGACTGGAAGTCAAACAATTCAAGAGCCTCCTCTCCATTTCGACATGGTAAAAAATG TTCTACTGAGCAATGTGGTGACTTACCTGAGCATGTTTGGACTCCCTGCGAGAATCTTATCACACCTACTCCTTCCTCTCATGCTGTCGTTTCACGTCATACCCCAGGGCAGGCAGAG ATTGGAATTGCTGTTCAGGCAGTCTCCAGAGTTTGTTTTCTGGGCATGGTATTTCCTGAAACACTTTACTGTCTTCACTTTCAACATATTTGTCTGTAGCCTCAAGAAAAACATAAAGGACAG GGTCATGCCCATCATCTTCCTGTTGCAGTGGCTGAAAATTCAGGGACAGTTTCAGGCTCTGCAAGAACAGAAGAACTCAACAACTTGCAATaagttttcctcctctgcccattcagaaaacatcaaatGTGGGAATCTGCACAGACAGTTCATTACTCCGTCACAGGATTACAAGAAACCAAAATTACTGTATAAGTAG
- the etv7 gene encoding transcription factor ETV7 isoform X1 has protein sequence MSMENVSPSPLVKQENTTNSPSSIMHGRQVNIPPSVHRSPPNQLPLVSPPTQEDLWHLPGRLRINPSLWDKEDVAHWLHWAQKEYSLRRPEKGRFEMNGRALCLLTKEDFRRRCPSSGDVLYEILQCVKQQRRSVVCDPQNTSPSLGNGHSQSPASGQIPSQRVQEPQSPTVNDTQVSLAFTNAVSAAIVTAVSCQPEPLSPLRDRPLIFYTYPAPLTHNGSAAVSTVPHSQVQCPLQTESFVQAPLNLSTREKPRSSLHTANGRIPECRLLWDYVYQLLCDDRYQEYIRWEDQDSLVFRVVDPNGLARLWGNHKNRDNMTYEKMSRALRHYYKLNIIKKERGQKLLFRFLKLPQDVRKQQAESAESPEHTPPPDRDFADSSPHEFSEDRFEVSPDRVSPQLSPIGAPLR, from the exons ATGTCAATGGAGAACGTTTCCCCGTCACCTTTGGTCAAG caagaaaacacaacaaacagtcCTTCGTCCATAATGCATGGAAGGCAGGTCAACATTCCTCCCAGTGTGCATCGCTCCCCCCCTAATCAACTTCCTTTGGTCAGTCCTCCCACTCAGGAAGACCTGTGGCATCTGCCAGGACGACTAC GAATAAATCCATCTCTGTGGGATAAAGAGGATGTTGCCCACTGGCTCCACTGGGCTCAGAAGGAGTACTCACTGCGCCGGCCAGAGAAGGGGCGCTTCGAGATGAACGGCCGAGCCCTGTGCCTGCTCACCAAGGAAGATTTCAGACGCCGCTGCCCCAGCTCAG GTGATGTTCTGTATGAGATCCTTCAATGTGTGAAACAACAAAGGAGGAGTGTTGTCTGTGACCCTCAAAATACATCTCCTTCCTTGGGAAATGGACACAGCCAGAGTCCAGCCAGTGGCCAGATCCCCTCTCAAAGAGTCCAAGAGCCCCAGTCTCCCACAGTCAATGACACCCAAG TTTCCCTTGCTTTCACCAATGCTGTGTCGGCAGCTATCGTAACCGCTGTGAGCTGCCAGCCAGAGCCTCTGTCACCTCTCAGAGATCGTCCTTTGATCTTTTACACTTACCCTGCTCCACTAACACATA acGGATCAGCAGCTGTCTCTACAGTGCCCCATAGTCAAGTTCAGTGTCCTCTTCAAACAGAGAGCTTTGTCCAGGCGCCTCTCAACTTGTCCACTCGAGAGAAGCCAAGGAGCTCACTGCACACAGCCAACGGCCGCATACCAG AGTGCAGACTGCTGTGGGACTATGTGTATCAGTTACTGTGTGACGACCGTTACCAAGAATACATTCGATGGGAAGACCAGGACAGCCTGGTGTTCAGGGTGGTTGACCCCAACGGACTGGCGCGTCTCTGGGGAAACCACAAG AATCGAGACAACATGACCTATGAGAAAATGTCCCGTGCTTTGCGGCACTACTACAAGCTTAACATCATCAAAAAGGAGCGAGGACAAAAACTCCTCTTCAG GTTTCTGAAACTCCCACAGGACGTCAGGAAACAGCAGGCTGAGTCCGCCGAGTCCCCAGAACACACTCCACCTCCGGACAGGGACTTTGCAGACAGCAGTCCACATGAGTTCAGTGAGGACCGTTTTGAGGTCTCCCCTGATCGTGTGTCTCCACAGCTTTCTCCAATTGGTGCTCCTttgagatag